DNA from Pseudocitrobacter corydidari:
TGATCGTTATAAAACGAAAAATTTTGCACGGTCGTGCGCCCCAGCGCATCGGTCATCGTCACCTGGGCGTTCCCCGCGCCGTTGATATTGGGCAGAGTGTTAATCTCAAAATTCCCGGCAGGGACGTTGCCGTTGTAGTTTCTCACCCCGTTCACGTATAGCTCGACGCTGGAGGGTAACGTGGCGGAACCAAAAAAAGCAGGCAGCGGAGTGGTGGGCTGATAGGGTTGCAGGCTGAAATCGGTGCCGATTTGCAGGCCGGCAATACGCGTGGAACGCGACCATGACAGCGCGCTGGTGAGCGTATCGCCCAACGAGACATACAGCATTTTATCCGGGAAAGAGGAGCGCCAGTTGGTATCGAGGCGCGTGAAGCCGTTGCTCTGATAACCTGGCGTGCTTTCGGTGGTGTTCTGACTTAACTGGGTCGAGCTGAGAACCCCGGCGGCATTAAAGGCGCGCAGCTCGCTCCATGTGTTGAGGCGCGTTTCATCATCCTGCGCGGCATAGAGATCATAGTTGAGCAGTAGCCCGCGCGAGATGCTGGCTTGCGGCTGTTCCACGTTGTCTCTTCCCACTTCGGTAGTGCCGAGATCCAGTGCGCTAAGCGGGGCAGTGAGCGTGAGGGTTTGCTGCTGGACATCGTAATCGACATTGAGCTGCGGAATGTCATTAAGCGCGCGCGTCTCGCCCGCCGGGATGCCAATCTGGCGCCGTGTGGCGGGGCTGGCGTAGAGCTTTTCATCATTGAAGCGAAAATGCACCAGCCCTTTGGGGTTTCCGTTAACCGTCACATCAAGGTAGAGGTCGATACCTTCATGCTGCGCGTTATCATTCATCGGAGTATCCCGTGATGGGCCAGTGTTGTTATTGTTTGCGACCGCGGCTCCCGATAAACATGTTGCGCTAAGCAAAATGACGTTTGCCAGACGGGGCAGTCTTCTACAGATTTTGCACCGCTTTTTGGCCATTGATCATGACTTCGAGTTTTCCGCCGGGCGTAATATTTGCGGACTGTGGCGCTAATACCCATCGCATAGTTGAACCGGGAAGAACATAGCCAAGCAGCCCCGGCGTAATTTCCCTTCTGCCACCCTGATGATTGATATATGTTACCGCCGAGAGTTGTGCATGGCTATTTCCCTGGTTGCTGACCTCAAGGAAATTATCATTTCCTACGCGTTTAACACCCCACGTTAATTTCGCTTCCGGCGCGCCACTGTTTCTCGGTTGAATAAAAACGGGGAGTGAATAATGTAAAACGAATTGTAATTTATTGGACTGCGGGGTGGCTGACGGTAATTCATTAACCGATAACCGGTAAGATTCTTCCACGCTGTTTGTTGGGGTTCCCAGCCGAATGACGCGAATCAACTGGCGCTGCCCGGGTTGCAGGGTGAGCATCGGCGGGCTGATAACCAGATCGCGCGAGGCGGTCAGGTTGTCCTGAAAATTGCGCTGGCTCCAGTGAAAGACACGCACCTGCGCGTTAATCGCATTGCTGCCTTCGTTGCTCAGCCAGATGCCGTCAGCATTTTTATCCTGAAGGGTTAACGAGACAGGAGAAACCTGCAAGCCACTGGCCAGGGCGAGATTTTGTGAGGCGATCAATCCTGTCAGGCAAAGCCAGGTGGCCTGCCTTAAAAAGGTTTTTATTCTCATAAAATTCCGTTTAATCAATAGTTAACGTTGACGGTTACCGTGTCGGCATAGCTATCTGGAGTGAAGTTTGCGCTCGCGGCGGTCGCGTAGACCGTGTAGGTTTGTGCAACGCCAGTACCGGTGCCCGCCACGCCATTACCCACCGTGGTGGTGGTAGCGGTATTCCCCCACACCGGGCCGGTGGCCGAGGTTTGGTTGAGCTGATACGGCACTTTATCGGTGTTGGTCGCGGCGTTGGCAACGGATGACATCGCCCCCGCGCCACTTGTTCCGCCACCGTTCGCCGTGGAGGGCGCAAGGCCGATAAAGTAGGGGGTTGTTTTCGAGCAGTTCACCGAAATGGTGCTGTTACCGCTGGTGTTGGTGGCACTGGCATTCACCGAGCCCAGGTTAATATTGGAGGATGCTCCGGCGGTAACGCTACATGATTTGAGAATAGTAATAAGAACCTGAAAAGTGGCTGTCGCCGTCGCCGCATTGGCTGTAGGAATAACGGCAAATGCGAAGCAAGGAAGAATGAAGCGCAGCAGGGTTGATGGTTTCATATTCTTATCCTCTACAGGTTATCTTATTCTTTTAAAAAGAGTGGAAGGGGAATTATCTCAATTGCACTTAAGTAAACAGTAGGGTACGGAAATGTTTTGTGCCAATTTTAAAATAAAGATTTATGCGTATTGATTTATCTATGTGGATATATTTTATTTGTGTGGTTATTTTATAGGAATATTCCTGTGGATGTTTTTAAGATGTGGGATAAATAAGATGTTATATATAATATATTATATTTTTTATCAGTCTCAACTCGTCGCCCGATATGGCAAAAAAGCGATTACCCACTACACTCCCGATGAGGGAGACTGAGGACACGGATGCCCGAAGAAGTGACCCGTACGAGGTTTCGTATGAAAGGTGTAAGAATCCCTTTGATATCGTGAGCCATTTGAGGTCTTATAGTCTTGTTAATCACGTGGTTAATTTAAGGACGAGAACATGCCAACAGTCATCGCTAAAGCCCTGGATTTCATCAACGCTATGGATACAACCGTTGCGGTCCCGCACTCTATGGATGAAAGCACAGCGAAGGGTATCTTTAAGTATCTGAAAGAGATCGGTGTACAGGTGAGTGCAGAAGAGATTACTGCGCGAGGGACTTCAGAGGGATGGAACCCTGAGTTCACCAAAAAAGTAGTCGGATGGGCTGATAAAATCGCCTCTGACGAGCGTGTTGTGATTAAAAACCCCGAGTATTTTTCATCCTATATGCAGGAACAGCTGAGCGCGTTAGTGTGAGTTAACGTGGTGAGGTATGCTGCAAAAAAACGAAGGGCTTACGTTTTCACGTAAGCCCTTGCTGTATCAATTTATTGATGCTCGTGCTGATGCGACTTGGGTGTTAATAGCGGTGTGATCTTGTTTTTGTACACTGTGTTATCGGGGATGTCCTGAAGGACCAGAGAATGCGCGCCGATGGTAACATTGTCGCCAATTCTAACGTTGCCCCCGAGGATGGATGAATTACATCCAATATCAACATGATTCCCGATGACTATCATTGCATTAGCGCTGTCTGTACGTAGACCGATGGTGATGCCTTGTTTCAGATCGGCGTATTCGCCAATCACGCAATTATCCGTAATCACAATACCATTGAGATGCGCGATATTTAAGCCCTTCCCGATTTTACAGGACAGGGATATTTCTACGCTATGCTGATATTTAAGGCGGTTTTCAATTCTACGCGCAATGCGTTTTTTGAACTTACTGTCCTGAGCATAGAGCCATGAAGCGATACGCCACCAGAAAATAAAGTGCTTCCTTTGATTGCGACGTGTTCTCAGGAGGGCCTTACGCCAGGAAAAGGATTTGTTTTGTCCAATAACTTCAAGGCGGATACATTCTTTAAGTTCGTTGTAGGAAGCCATGTTCTCCCCAGGCAAAATGACGATGACCGCGTGTAGACAGACACTTATGAAAAAGCCACTCGTGAGAGTGGCTTTTTCATATGATCTTGATGCTTAAATTTGGTGGCCCCTGTTGGGTTTGAACCAACGACCAAGCGATTATGAGTCGCCTGCTCTAACCACTGAGCTAAGGGGCCGTGGCGGGGAATTATAAAGTAACTGCGGTTTACAATCCAGTTGTTAAGGTACGTCTGCTGTTTTTATAAACAACGTATTTTCAATTCGTTATAATAGTCACATGAGCCATTTATCAGAGAACAGCATGGTTAAGGACATTCTTGCTCCAGGACTACGGGTGGTGTTTTGCGGCATTAACCCGGGGTTGTCTTCCTCTTCACTCGGTTTTCCTTTCGCGCATCCGGCGAATCGCTTCTGGAAAGTGCTGCATCTTGCCGGGTTTACCGACAGGCAGCTTAAGCCAGAAGAAGCCGACCATTTGCTCGATTTTCGCTGTGGCGTGACCAAGCTGGTGGATCGCCCGACGGTACAGGCCACGGAAGTGAAGCGCCAGGAGTTGCACGATGGCGGACGGGCGCTGATTAGTAAAATCGAGGACTATCAACCTGCGGCGCTGGCGGTGCTGGGGAAACAGGCATTTGAACAGGGATTCAGCCAGCGAGGCGTGCCGTGGGGCAAGCAGTCGATGTTGATTGGCGTGACTCAGGTGTGGGTGTTGCCGAATCCGAGCGGGTTAAACCGAATTACCACGGATAAACTGGTCGAAGCGTATCAGGAGCTGGATCAGGCGCTGGTATTGCGGGGGCTTTGAGGAAACATCAAGGATAAAGAGCTGGCAGGGGCGAATGCCCCTGCCTGGCGAGAAAAGGTGCGCTAATACATATTCAGAATGTAGGTGAACCGGCAGGTGGAATCTATTGGCTGCTCTGCGGTCGTATCCACCCGCAACTTCATATCATGCAGTTGCCTGGACGTGACCGGTTGCTGCTCTGCTGTCACCGTCACTTTGGCATCGTCACAGCCAGAAGTGGAGAAGGTCATCTGCTGTGCGACAAAACGGCAGTAGGCTCCACGCTCATCAAAACTACTGCCATCACACAGTTTGCCATTTTCCATCAGAAAAGTGGGCAACGTTTGCTCAATAACACCACCTGTTGACTGCAACCTGACGACTTTGTTATGCACAACATAATTTTCATTCCACGAAACATCGTAAGGTGCGAGGGATACGGTTGGACATGACGAATTCACCCCTACCGGACCAACATAAGGAATACTATTTCCGGTGTAAATTTCTTCAGTTCGATCAGTGCTTTTAACAAACGTGGATACTATCCATGGGCAGCCATGCAAATCTCCGTCGTAGT
Protein-coding regions in this window:
- a CDS encoding molecular chaperone translates to MRIKTFLRQATWLCLTGLIASQNLALASGLQVSPVSLTLQDKNADGIWLSNEGSNAINAQVRVFHWSQRNFQDNLTASRDLVISPPMLTLQPGQRQLIRVIRLGTPTNSVEESYRLSVNELPSATPQSNKLQFVLHYSLPVFIQPRNSGAPEAKLTWGVKRVGNDNFLEVSNQGNSHAQLSAVTYINHQGGRREITPGLLGYVLPGSTMRWVLAPQSANITPGGKLEVMINGQKAVQNL
- a CDS encoding spore coat U domain-containing protein; amino-acid sequence: MKPSTLLRFILPCFAFAVIPTANAATATATFQVLITILKSCSVTAGASSNINLGSVNASATNTSGNSTISVNCSKTTPYFIGLAPSTANGGGTSGAGAMSSVANAATNTDKVPYQLNQTSATGPVWGNTATTTTVGNGVAGTGTGVAQTYTVYATAASANFTPDSYADTVTVNVNY
- a CDS encoding DUF1889 family protein, giving the protein MPTVIAKALDFINAMDTTVAVPHSMDESTAKGIFKYLKEIGVQVSAEEITARGTSEGWNPEFTKKVVGWADKIASDERVVIKNPEYFSSYMQEQLSALV
- a CDS encoding serine O-acetyltransferase, with translation MASYNELKECIRLEVIGQNKSFSWRKALLRTRRNQRKHFIFWWRIASWLYAQDSKFKKRIARRIENRLKYQHSVEISLSCKIGKGLNIAHLNGIVITDNCVIGEYADLKQGITIGLRTDSANAMIVIGNHVDIGCNSSILGGNVRIGDNVTIGAHSLVLQDIPDNTVYKNKITPLLTPKSHQHEHQ
- the mug gene encoding G/U mismatch-specific DNA glycosylase; translated protein: MVKDILAPGLRVVFCGINPGLSSSSLGFPFAHPANRFWKVLHLAGFTDRQLKPEEADHLLDFRCGVTKLVDRPTVQATEVKRQELHDGGRALISKIEDYQPAALAVLGKQAFEQGFSQRGVPWGKQSMLIGVTQVWVLPNPSGLNRITTDKLVEAYQELDQALVLRGL
- a CDS encoding StfH/YfcO family fimbrial adhesin, which translates into the protein MKKIHHTLCLMLLFFCASGAIAAQKIATLNVAAGTMGPLTGYEFDISILTPEGVQYGVYTSRSTSSVNVTNVSWTGSDTAPELILEDAYNNRLPDENCPGLVEYDARTDQTKWGCFNMRIGVYYDGDLHGCPWIVSTFVKSTDRTEEIYTGNSIPYVGPVGVNSSCPTVSLAPYDVSWNENYVVHNKVVRLQSTGGVIEQTLPTFLMENGKLCDGSSFDERGAYCRFVAQQMTFSTSGCDDAKVTVTAEQQPVTSRQLHDMKLRVDTTAEQPIDSTCRFTYILNMY